Proteins co-encoded in one Papaver somniferum cultivar HN1 chromosome 5, ASM357369v1, whole genome shotgun sequence genomic window:
- the LOC113278710 gene encoding uncharacterized protein LOC113278710, producing the protein MDCETPCSFKFADDKIIESTPAKLAGIFCMQRIGSRKGQKLLKYYCPSDLTDNVLYSKYFTDIKSTKHQTTVTKTNILEKIKQLMAKRRKSGKRKKVDEKDLVCLIGLYLCCVLFFGDKNANGVNAKYLSIVETYDTVLKVSWPDLIHEHLFEEIHTNLSCLSNVKACVQYLLLLFAEHTPAGLIPKVENHEEDIPRVGRWDIYQISDYIWKTDMTQFSPTPSFVAEFSQLEKQLGISTVVPSKDDLQSWLKAQTIENSHLKEQLQEKQAMLKAVYAIAREGISEGDLSGTAEFKVHKFSCQIMQAMGIDPYKVTQEEFMQHEDDVHGGTEHGATEHEEEELQLVETEQQGDGSTEQEKEKDDAETSFHEEFPCMSLAAGNTPTILQAQTAAEGHKRPLRTYSSSMKSVTTCKTPPKKRPVAKQKPTPTNNVDEEQKKDVEETPVTDEAQKKAADGGVVDGAGDDVAAKAVGDDVTAKVNEDTPATVGDGLVMTAPTQPTPGTFDDSSASTQFEDSMVITATTPQTQPDNAQTYRLVQLGANPDDMTNVEVSEMIDEIVSNINKTEHGPAVTENAEPTSTATTQENVFSLGLEKTPKPAGELLKEAEYNKRKATIIHTTTCAEE; encoded by the exons atggattgtgagacaccatgttcattcaAGTTTGCTGATGATAAGATTATAGAGTCTACACCGGCAAAGCTGGCTGGTATATTTTGCATGCAGAGGATTGGAAGCAGAAAGGGTCAGAAGCTGTTAAAGTACTATTGTCCTAGTGATTTGACTGACAATGTTTTATACAGCAAATACTTCACCGATATCAAATCTACAAAGCATCAGACGACGGTGACTAAGACaaacattttagagaagataaaacaacttatggcaaaaaggagaaaaagtgggaaaagaaagaaagttgatgaAAAGGATCTAGTTTGCCTGATAGGTCTTTATCTTTGCTGTGTATTGTTTTTTGGCGACAAAAATGCCAATGGAGTGAACGCGAAATATCTTAGTATCGTTGAAACTTATGATACGGTGCTCAAGGTGTCGTGGCCTGATTTAATACACGAGCACTTGTTTGAAGAGATTCATACTAATCTTAGTTGTTTGTCAAATGTGAAGGCTTGTGTGCAATACCTACTG ttaTTGTTTGCTGAACACACGCCAGCAGGATTAATCCCGAAAGTTGAGAACCACGAGGAAGATATCCCGAGGGTTGGGAGATGGGATATATACCAGATTTCTGATTACATTTGGAAAACAGACATGACACAGTTTTCG ccaactcctagctttgtggctgagttttcacagcttgagaAGCAGCTGGGTATATCAACCGTGGTACCCAGCAAGGACGACCTGCAAAGTTGGCTGAAAGCGCAAACTATTGAGAATAGCCATCTGAAAGAGCAACTGCAAGAAAAGCAAGCAATGCTTAAAGCAGTGTATGCAATTGCAAGAGAAGGGATATCAGAAGGGGACCTTTCAGGAACAGCGGAATTCAAGGTtcacaaatttagttgccaaattatgcaagcaatgggtattgatccttacaaagtgacccaggaagagtttatgcaacatgaagatgatgtacatggaggtactgagcatggagctactgagcatgaagaagaagagttacaatTAGTTGAGACAGAGCAACAAGGAGATGGAAGTACtgagcaagagaaagagaaagatgacgcggaaacttccttccatgaagaat ttccatgtatgagccttgcagctggaaatacgccaacaattctgcaagctcaaactgctgcagaggGGCACAAAAGACCACTCAGGACATATAGTTCGAGTATGAAGAGTGTGACAACTTGCaagactccaccaaagaaaaggCCTGTCGCAAAGCAAAAGCCCACTCCTACAAATAATGTTgatgaggagcagaagaaagatgTTGAAGAGACACCTGTTACGGATGAGGCACAGAAGAAAGCTGCAGATGGTGGAGTTGTGGATGGGGCAGGTGATGATGTAGCTGCAAAAGCCGTAGGTGATGATGTTACTGCAAAAGTCAATGAGGATACACCTGCAACTGTTGGTGACGGTTTGGTTATGACTGCTCCAACTCAGCCAACTCCTGGAACTTTTGATGACAGTTCTGCTTCAACACAGTTTGAGGACTCCATGGTGATAACTGCTACAACACCGCAAACACAGCCTGACAATGCTCAGACCTACAGGTTGGTGCAACTAGGAGCTAACCCCGATGATATGACGAATGTTGAAGTGAGTGAAATGATAGATGAGATCGTCAGCAACATTAACAAAACTGAACATGGACCCGCAGTGACGGAGAATGCAGAACCTACCTCAACTG CTACAACGCAGGAAAACGTTTTTAGCCTTGGATTAGAAAAAACTCCAAAACCTGCAGGAGAGTTACTGAAGGAAGCTGAATACAATAAGAGAAAGGCAACCATCATTCATACAACAACGTGTGCTGAGGAATAG